Proteins encoded in a region of the Altererythrobacter ishigakiensis genome:
- the galK gene encoding galactokinase: MSEVRVRVPGRVNLIGEHTDYNGGMVLPAALSVGLELTLGARSDDQVITRSAGYDETLRTLSDSASGEWSDPVVGALREARAMGLIAQGADVSIKSTIPAGSGLSSSAALIVAVLKAAREAGSGVQPDVEIAVAARRVENEFMGVPCGIMDQMAVALATPGTAMALDTRTLKYELVELPRTHTIAVVHSGVIRKLTDGRYAERKQECDAAKAFFGTEKLCLLDPEDVSRSSLAEIPRKRALHCATEHRRVLAAVEALKADNIAALGQAMNESHVSMRDDFEMSLPAIDALVADAQEFGAVGARLTGGGFGGCIVACVENDALDIWLAKLLAAHPQAKLIDTIRGG; encoded by the coding sequence ATGTCTGAAGTCCGTGTCCGGGTACCGGGTCGCGTCAATCTGATCGGTGAGCATACCGATTACAATGGCGGAATGGTGCTTCCCGCGGCACTGTCGGTTGGGCTCGAACTGACGCTTGGAGCACGCAGCGATGATCAGGTCATCACGCGAAGTGCCGGTTACGACGAAACGCTGCGCACCCTATCAGACAGCGCGAGCGGAGAATGGTCTGATCCAGTCGTCGGCGCATTGCGGGAAGCGCGCGCGATGGGGCTCATCGCACAGGGCGCTGATGTTTCAATCAAGTCGACAATACCCGCAGGTTCGGGATTATCATCCTCCGCCGCGCTAATCGTCGCTGTGCTGAAGGCAGCGCGCGAAGCCGGCAGTGGAGTGCAGCCAGACGTTGAGATCGCTGTCGCCGCGCGCCGGGTCGAGAACGAGTTTATGGGCGTCCCGTGCGGGATCATGGATCAGATGGCGGTTGCACTTGCCACGCCGGGGACAGCGATGGCGCTAGATACCAGGACACTGAAGTACGAACTGGTCGAGCTTCCGCGCACCCATACCATCGCCGTTGTTCATTCCGGCGTGATCCGCAAGCTGACCGATGGCCGCTACGCTGAACGCAAGCAAGAATGCGATGCGGCAAAAGCCTTTTTCGGGACCGAGAAACTTTGCCTGCTCGATCCAGAGGATGTGTCACGATCATCGCTCGCTGAAATTCCGCGGAAACGCGCGCTGCACTGCGCGACAGAGCATCGCCGCGTGTTGGCTGCAGTTGAAGCTCTGAAGGCCGATAACATCGCCGCTCTGGGACAAGCGATGAACGAGAGCCATGTGTCGATGCGCGACGATTTCGAAATGTCGCTGCCCGCAATCGATGCTCTGGTAGCCGATGCTCAGGAATTCGGCGCAGTCGGAGCCAGGCTGACTGGCGGCGGGTTCGGCGGTTGCATTGTGGCTTGCGTTGAAA
- a CDS encoding galactose-1-phosphate uridylyltransferase produces MSGAFELARGIGGKPVYCREHIKADERMLRLYGHAPHSLEPLPEESEGLPLGGEIRHHPLRDEWNVYAAHRQNRTFKPSAADDPLAPTRAGGPATEIPFADFELAIFDNKFAAFHPLASEAASLEGIATEPARGKCEVVVYGPEAEGNLHTIGQDRRRVLLAALLDRYHSLFAAGCQYVLPFENRGDEVGVTLHHPHGQIYGFKRVPKVHQRAVDVFAGGYDLASEISAAMPEYGIEEQCGIAAFVPRYARFPYEVWLAPRIRREGPWDCTDEELDALAHMLGEVTRRYDALFEGPAATMMAFHAAPSGGSSAYHFTVQFYPLLRAPGRVKFLASVEQHTGTFTVDVMPEDAAKALRDV; encoded by the coding sequence ATGAGCGGCGCGTTCGAACTTGCGCGCGGTATCGGCGGGAAGCCCGTTTACTGCCGTGAGCATATCAAGGCGGACGAGCGGATGTTACGTCTTTACGGGCATGCACCGCACAGTCTCGAGCCCTTGCCGGAGGAGTCAGAAGGCCTGCCGCTTGGCGGCGAAATTCGCCACCATCCCCTACGCGATGAGTGGAATGTCTATGCGGCGCATCGGCAGAACCGCACATTCAAACCGTCTGCAGCTGACGACCCGCTTGCCCCGACACGCGCTGGCGGACCAGCAACCGAAATTCCCTTTGCGGATTTCGAGCTGGCGATCTTCGACAACAAGTTTGCCGCCTTCCATCCGCTGGCCAGCGAAGCCGCTTCGCTCGAAGGGATCGCAACCGAACCGGCACGCGGGAAATGCGAAGTGGTGGTCTATGGGCCGGAAGCTGAAGGGAACCTCCACACCATCGGGCAAGATCGGCGGCGCGTGCTGCTCGCTGCACTGCTCGATCGCTATCACAGCCTGTTTGCAGCGGGCTGCCAATATGTGCTGCCATTTGAGAATCGCGGCGACGAGGTCGGAGTGACGCTGCATCACCCGCACGGTCAGATCTACGGATTTAAGCGAGTGCCAAAGGTACATCAGCGCGCCGTGGATGTCTTTGCGGGGGGCTATGATCTGGCGAGCGAAATCTCGGCGGCCATGCCTGAATACGGAATTGAAGAGCAATGCGGGATCGCCGCCTTCGTGCCGCGCTATGCCCGCTTCCCTTACGAAGTCTGGCTTGCTCCGCGCATCCGCCGCGAAGGACCGTGGGACTGCACAGACGAAGAGTTGGATGCGCTGGCGCATATGCTGGGCGAGGTGACACGCCGCTATGATGCGCTGTTCGAAGGGCCAGCCGCGACCATGATGGCATTTCATGCGGCGCCGTCAGGTGGTTCCTCTGCTTATCACTTCACCGTGCAGTTTTACCCGCTGCTGCGTGCGCCGGGCCGCGTGAAATTTCTCGCATCTGTCGAGCAGCATACGGGGACGTTCACGGTCGATGTCATGCCGGAAGACGCCGCAAAGGCGCTGCGCGATGTCTGA
- the glpD gene encoding glycerol-3-phosphate dehydrogenase — protein sequence MSDDDTYDLLIIGGGINGAGIARDAAGRGLKVLLVEKDDLGSHTSSASTKLVHGGLRYLEHFEFRLVRESLIERERLLGIAPHIIWPLRFVLPHDRGLRPKWLLRLGLYMYDNLGGRKLLPPTRSVKLRDHPHREILEDRLTRGWEYSDCWVEDARLVALNCQDANERGADVRTRTKCIGLKRAADRWTATLRGNTGEVQVSAKIVVNAAGPWVDKVLDTAQPGRNHTNLRLVKGSHLIFPKLYEGKHAYIFQNRDNRIVFAIPYEREFTLVGTTDVLFRDDPNTVAISDEEKTYICDAINEYLRHDVTPDDAVWDYSGVRPLYDDHRSDNSTVTRDYVFDLDESDGAPILSIFGGKITTYRKLAEHALQKLGLAEGESWTGSTPLPGGDIDPARFDTFFAESMAKYPWFGPGGVRRLCRAYGTRIDAILGGANGLEDLGEHMGGDLYEAELRYLAKHEFARDAEDVLWRRSKLGLHLDKAAQERVAAWFVKAEVLA from the coding sequence TTGAGCGACGACGACACCTATGATTTGCTGATCATTGGCGGCGGAATCAACGGCGCAGGTATTGCGCGTGACGCCGCCGGGCGCGGGCTGAAGGTACTGCTGGTCGAAAAGGATGATCTGGGTTCGCACACCTCCAGCGCATCAACCAAGCTTGTCCATGGCGGGTTGCGCTATCTTGAGCATTTCGAGTTCCGGCTGGTGCGGGAAAGCCTGATTGAGCGGGAGCGGTTGCTTGGAATAGCCCCGCACATCATCTGGCCGCTGCGCTTCGTTCTGCCGCATGATCGGGGGCTGCGGCCCAAATGGCTGCTGCGACTTGGCCTCTACATGTATGACAATCTGGGTGGGCGAAAACTGCTGCCCCCCACCAGATCAGTCAAGCTACGCGATCATCCGCACAGGGAAATCCTTGAGGATCGGCTGACCCGGGGATGGGAATATTCGGACTGCTGGGTAGAGGATGCACGGCTGGTTGCCCTCAACTGTCAGGACGCAAATGAACGCGGGGCAGACGTTCGCACGCGGACCAAATGCATTGGGCTGAAGCGTGCGGCGGATCGCTGGACCGCAACGCTGCGCGGCAACACCGGTGAGGTACAAGTATCAGCGAAAATCGTGGTCAATGCTGCCGGCCCCTGGGTCGACAAAGTGCTCGATACCGCCCAGCCGGGCCGCAATCACACCAATCTGCGGCTGGTGAAGGGAAGTCATCTCATCTTCCCCAAGCTTTACGAAGGCAAGCACGCCTATATTTTCCAGAACCGCGACAATCGCATCGTCTTTGCGATCCCCTATGAGCGCGAATTCACCTTGGTCGGGACTACTGATGTCCTGTTCAGGGATGACCCCAACACGGTCGCGATTTCGGACGAAGAAAAGACCTATATCTGCGATGCGATCAATGAATATCTGCGCCATGATGTCACCCCCGATGACGCGGTGTGGGATTATTCCGGGGTTCGTCCGCTCTATGACGATCACAGATCCGACAACTCCACAGTGACGCGCGATTACGTGTTCGATCTGGACGAGAGTGACGGCGCGCCAATCCTGTCGATCTTTGGAGGCAAGATCACCACTTATCGCAAGCTGGCCGAGCATGCTTTGCAAAAGCTGGGGTTGGCCGAAGGTGAAAGCTGGACTGGCAGCACCCCCTTGCCAGGCGGCGATATCGATCCCGCACGTTTCGATACCTTCTTTGCCGAAAGCATGGCCAAATATCCGTGGTTTGGGCCCGGGGGCGTGCGGCGGCTTTGCCGAGCTTATGGCACCAGGATCGACGCGATCCTAGGCGGCGCGAACGGCTTGGAAGACCTGGGCGAGCATATGGGTGGTGATCTGTATGAGGCGGAATTGCGCTATCTGGCGAAGCATGAATTCGCACGCGATGCGGAAGACGTGTTGTGGCGGCGCAGCAAGCTGGGTCTGCATCTGGACAAGGCTGCGCAGGAACGCGTTGCGGCATGGTTTGTGAAAGCCGAGGTATTGGCATGA
- a CDS encoding alpha-galactosidase — translation MTADSSTGPIVLRNGGTMIAVDARKGQRPQILYGGPNLPNAKAQELEALAERQHAPGGPLQPIAPSWLNCIGTGHPSPPGLLAHSAGKHWALDPRVTNVQTDGKGHCRITAVDTPSGVTLHHLINLIGRSGVVQFATILSNEGGAPVSLEWLSAVCLPIDPRLTRVTSFTGKWAHEFQTEQHDLVRGSFVRENRAGRPSHDTYPGFYLGTPTTSEAHGLACAVHLAASGNHRMRIDRLADNTLSLQAGDLLLPGEITLQAGEQHICAPIFAAWSDAGYGDVTRKLHRFVRDDLVKGAKSRPVHFNTWEAVYFDHSPEKLFSLAEQAAEIGAERFVLDDGWFGARRNDRAGLGDWYVAKDVYPDGLKPLADHVRALGMEFGLWFEPEMVNPDSDLYREHPDWVLQVEGVEPIASRHQLPLDLTRPEVSEYLFERITLLVQELDIAYIKWDMNRDIQHPGGTNGRPMMHAQTQAVSTLINRIRGACPELAIETCSSGGARADYNMVERTGRVWTSDNNDARARHSIMRGAAYFLPLAVLGNHVGPKKCHITGRRSDMHFRAGTAVFGHMGMELDLAKESEADREVLKRAIALHTQHRDLIHGGEYHRLETPEHLAGIAVVSNRATEALVQLAVLDQHPTTHPPRLHFAGLDPGKHYQVSLLWPEFLAKGIGSFAGSALMGYGLQLPQTYPDTCLIYHLKAEN, via the coding sequence ATGACCGCAGATTCGAGCACAGGTCCCATCGTTCTTCGCAACGGAGGAACCATGATTGCCGTCGACGCGCGAAAAGGTCAGCGTCCACAGATCCTTTATGGCGGCCCCAATTTGCCAAATGCCAAGGCGCAGGAGCTAGAGGCATTGGCAGAGCGTCAGCATGCGCCGGGCGGACCACTGCAACCCATTGCACCCTCTTGGCTTAATTGCATCGGAACCGGGCATCCTTCTCCTCCGGGCCTGCTTGCACATTCGGCAGGGAAGCACTGGGCGCTCGATCCGCGAGTGACAAATGTACAAACCGACGGAAAAGGTCATTGCCGGATTACAGCGGTCGACACGCCAAGCGGCGTGACGCTGCATCACCTGATCAATCTGATTGGCCGCAGCGGCGTAGTGCAATTCGCGACGATCCTGAGCAATGAGGGTGGTGCGCCTGTTTCACTCGAGTGGTTGAGCGCGGTGTGCCTGCCTATTGATCCGCGTCTCACTCGCGTCACCAGCTTCACAGGCAAATGGGCGCACGAGTTCCAAACCGAGCAACACGATCTGGTGCGTGGATCGTTTGTGCGGGAAAACCGCGCCGGACGCCCAAGCCATGACACCTATCCGGGATTCTATCTGGGAACACCAACCACCAGCGAGGCGCATGGGCTCGCTTGCGCGGTGCATCTGGCTGCCAGCGGCAACCACCGGATGCGCATAGATCGACTGGCCGATAATACCCTGTCACTGCAGGCGGGCGATCTGCTGCTACCGGGCGAGATAACGCTGCAAGCTGGCGAACAGCATATCTGCGCGCCGATCTTCGCGGCATGGTCGGACGCAGGCTATGGCGATGTTACCCGCAAGCTGCACCGTTTTGTGCGCGATGACCTGGTCAAAGGCGCAAAGTCGCGCCCGGTCCATTTCAACACCTGGGAAGCGGTCTATTTCGATCACTCACCGGAAAAGCTGTTCTCATTGGCAGAGCAAGCCGCCGAGATCGGCGCAGAACGTTTCGTGCTCGACGATGGCTGGTTCGGCGCGCGGCGCAATGACCGGGCTGGCCTTGGCGATTGGTACGTCGCGAAGGATGTCTATCCTGACGGGCTAAAGCCGCTCGCAGACCACGTCCGCGCGCTCGGCATGGAGTTCGGCCTGTGGTTCGAACCGGAAATGGTCAATCCAGACAGCGACCTCTACCGCGAGCACCCCGATTGGGTTCTGCAAGTCGAAGGTGTTGAGCCGATTGCCTCGCGCCATCAGCTGCCGCTTGACCTGACCCGGCCGGAAGTCAGCGAATATCTGTTCGAACGGATCACATTGCTCGTGCAAGAGCTCGATATCGCCTACATCAAATGGGACATGAACCGCGATATCCAGCATCCCGGTGGCACGAATGGTCGCCCGATGATGCATGCGCAAACGCAAGCAGTTTCGACACTGATCAACCGCATCCGCGGCGCATGTCCAGAGCTCGCCATCGAAACCTGCTCAAGCGGAGGCGCGCGCGCTGACTACAATATGGTCGAGCGCACCGGGCGTGTGTGGACCAGCGACAATAACGATGCCCGCGCGCGGCATTCGATCATGCGCGGCGCGGCGTATTTTCTGCCGCTGGCAGTGCTGGGCAATCATGTGGGCCCGAAGAAATGCCACATCACCGGACGGCGCTCCGATATGCATTTCCGCGCGGGCACAGCGGTGTTCGGGCACATGGGAATGGAACTCGATCTCGCCAAGGAAAGCGAGGCCGATCGCGAGGTCCTGAAACGTGCGATCGCGCTGCACACGCAGCACCGCGACCTGATCCATGGCGGTGAATATCATCGGCTCGAGACGCCTGAACATCTGGCCGGGATTGCAGTGGTTTCCAACCGTGCCACGGAAGCGCTTGTCCAGCTGGCCGTGCTGGACCAGCACCCCACGACGCATCCGCCGCGGCTCCATTTCGCCGGACTGGACCCTGGCAAACACTATCAGGTCAGCCTGCTGTGGCCCGAATTCCTGGCCAAGGGTATCGGCAGCTTTGCCGGATCGGCGCTGATGGGCTACGGATTACAGCTGCCGCAGACCTATCCTGACACCTGCCTGATCTATCATTTGAAAGCAGAGAATTGA
- a CDS encoding sodium:solute symporter family transporter has product MANPVQVAVFLILMAVLAGMTWRKVAAARAASHASADKEIFLAGGGLSWFFVAGAITLTNLSTDQLVGMNGAQMLLVAWWELAGFVGLLMLAFVFVPIYYRNNCTTVTELLEKRYDGASIRTVISGLFLAGNILIYLPAVIYSGSLFTQTVFGTDLPLLVIAAVFAVVGASYAILGGLRAVAVLDTYSGIGILGLALVVVFLALQAINFDFSGIPAERLSMVGDNDSQIPFHTLFTGMLFIQIFYWSTNQNITQKALAAPNVKEAQKGIIAAAIIRVLIVPPIVVVPGVVAFKLFGGVGDEAYGMLVGEVLPSWTSGLFAAMIAAAVLTTYSAVMNATITLWSVDFHRKFINPEVNVVSLNRKVGIGAMIISIALVPIYANAESIIDLLQQLNGLLSMPILSAFAAALLFRNMDARAAVSGLIYGVAIYALHTFYLYTEQGIWGGTTFYRYLGLDWLHYIDVMVFVLFSSIIVSLLVNRIAFGQIARPVWKAAHT; this is encoded by the coding sequence ATGGCCAACCCGGTGCAGGTCGCGGTTTTCCTGATTTTGATGGCGGTTCTGGCGGGTATGACCTGGCGCAAGGTTGCTGCGGCGCGTGCGGCAAGTCATGCCTCGGCGGACAAAGAGATTTTCCTCGCTGGCGGGGGGCTCAGCTGGTTCTTCGTCGCTGGCGCAATCACGCTGACTAATTTGTCGACCGATCAACTGGTTGGCATGAACGGCGCGCAAATGCTGCTTGTTGCCTGGTGGGAGCTGGCGGGCTTTGTCGGTTTGCTGATGCTCGCCTTTGTTTTCGTGCCGATCTATTATCGCAACAACTGCACGACGGTGACCGAACTGTTGGAAAAACGCTATGACGGTGCGAGCATTCGCACGGTCATTTCCGGCCTGTTTCTTGCCGGCAATATCCTGATATATCTGCCGGCTGTGATCTATAGCGGATCGCTGTTCACGCAGACCGTCTTCGGTACAGACCTACCCTTGCTGGTGATTGCAGCAGTCTTCGCGGTTGTGGGCGCCTCTTACGCTATTCTGGGCGGATTGCGCGCGGTGGCCGTGCTCGACACCTATAGCGGAATCGGCATTCTGGGTCTGGCGCTGGTAGTGGTGTTCCTCGCGCTTCAGGCAATCAATTTCGACTTCTCTGGCATACCGGCCGAGCGTCTTTCGATGGTCGGAGACAATGATTCCCAGATTCCGTTCCACACGCTCTTTACCGGCATGCTGTTCATCCAGATCTTCTATTGGTCGACAAATCAGAACATCACGCAAAAGGCGCTGGCCGCTCCAAATGTAAAAGAGGCGCAAAAAGGGATCATCGCAGCGGCGATAATTCGCGTTCTGATCGTTCCGCCAATCGTCGTCGTGCCCGGCGTGGTTGCCTTCAAATTGTTCGGCGGTGTGGGTGACGAGGCCTATGGCATGCTGGTGGGCGAAGTCTTGCCCAGCTGGACCAGCGGGCTCTTCGCAGCAATGATCGCGGCGGCGGTATTGACGACCTATTCGGCTGTCATGAACGCCACGATCACGCTGTGGTCAGTCGACTTCCACCGCAAGTTCATCAACCCTGAAGTCAATGTGGTAAGCCTCAATCGCAAGGTCGGGATTGGAGCGATGATCATTTCTATCGCGCTTGTCCCGATTTACGCGAATGCGGAGAGCATTATCGACCTTCTACAGCAGTTAAACGGCCTTCTTTCGATGCCGATCCTGTCCGCATTCGCGGCTGCACTGCTGTTCCGGAACATGGATGCGCGCGCAGCTGTTTCAGGCCTGATTTATGGCGTTGCGATCTATGCCCTGCACACGTTTTACCTTTACACTGAGCAGGGGATATGGGGCGGCACAACCTTCTATCGCTACCTCGGCCTAGACTGGCTGCACTACATCGATGTGATGGTGTTTGTGCTGTTCAGTTCGATCATCGTCTCGCTGCTGGTTAACCGGATTGCCTTTGGTCAAATCGCCCGTCCGGTATGGAAGGCAGCCCACACATAG
- a CDS encoding DUF3422 domain-containing protein has product MRDHPLRKQAVGEMHLRRWPELPVPCVIVQWVLIVDDTEREEELAAIEERALPGDILANPAFRAGNLTDDIKFVWEKHSEGTSLTLFARDMGPDAFLEPENSADLKAALEWAQGLPGQIVRSTRIWVAENDAQIEDVLPSLNLVRAELVSCHLGRNIRMWSDFRLKGDGFGRLLIAANGAEPAEITRQVQRVQELGNYRNRALLGLPVARECWPKLDEAEDRLRDLAARIDNQDESDDRLTDTLSKLSLELAAIETSISFRMDATKAYAQLVKDRLVQIDSRHIPGYSSLTDFTQRRFFPAMNTCEATTARVRQLALRAAQLASLLRARIETRIENQNAKLLRSMEQSTSMQVRLQQLVEGFSVVALSYYLIGLIGYLISALPLSQYGLSKEWVLAALVIPVVGTIWIGMRVLKRRLFNESK; this is encoded by the coding sequence ATGCGTGATCATCCTCTGCGAAAACAGGCCGTTGGCGAGATGCATTTGCGTCGCTGGCCAGAGCTGCCCGTCCCGTGTGTGATCGTCCAATGGGTTTTGATTGTCGATGATACAGAGCGGGAAGAGGAACTCGCAGCTATCGAGGAGCGAGCTCTTCCGGGTGATATCCTCGCGAATCCGGCCTTTCGCGCGGGTAATCTGACCGATGACATCAAGTTCGTGTGGGAAAAGCACAGCGAAGGCACATCCCTGACTCTGTTTGCGCGCGATATGGGCCCCGATGCATTCTTGGAGCCAGAGAATAGCGCCGATCTGAAGGCAGCGCTCGAATGGGCACAGGGCCTACCCGGGCAGATCGTGCGAAGCACGCGAATCTGGGTTGCGGAGAATGACGCGCAGATCGAAGATGTGCTGCCAAGCCTGAACCTGGTGCGGGCCGAACTGGTTTCTTGCCACTTGGGGCGCAATATTCGCATGTGGTCCGATTTTCGCTTGAAGGGCGATGGCTTCGGGCGGCTGTTGATTGCCGCCAACGGAGCGGAACCAGCAGAGATTACCCGGCAGGTGCAGCGGGTTCAGGAACTTGGCAATTATCGCAACCGTGCCTTGCTCGGCTTACCGGTAGCACGGGAATGCTGGCCAAAGCTGGATGAGGCCGAAGACCGCCTGCGAGATCTTGCGGCACGCATTGACAATCAGGACGAGAGCGATGACCGCCTTACCGATACGCTGTCCAAGCTGTCGCTGGAACTGGCGGCAATCGAGACTTCCATATCTTTCCGAATGGACGCGACCAAGGCTTACGCACAGCTGGTCAAGGATAGACTCGTCCAGATAGATTCGCGCCACATCCCGGGCTATTCCTCTTTGACTGACTTCACTCAGCGGCGGTTCTTTCCTGCGATGAACACCTGTGAAGCGACCACGGCGCGGGTGCGGCAGCTGGCCTTGCGCGCAGCGCAGTTGGCATCGCTTTTGCGCGCGCGGATCGAGACACGGATCGAGAACCAGAACGCGAAGCTGTTGCGGTCAATGGAACAAAGCACCAGCATGCAGGTTCGGTTGCAGCAGCTGGTCGAAGGCTTCTCGGTCGTGGCCCTCAGCTATTACCTGATCGGATTGATCGGGTATCTGATCAGCGCATTGCCGCTTTCTCAATACGGGCTGAGCAAGGAATGGGTACTGGCTGCTCTTGTCATTCCCGTGGTCGGCACAATCTGGATCGGGATGCGGGTTCTAAAACGCAGGCTGTTCAATGAAAGTAAGTAG
- the bchI gene encoding magnesium chelatase ATPase subunit I: protein MARFPFSAIVGQDEMKLALLIASVDPTIGGVMVFGDRGTGKSTASRALASLLPPMIMVEGCRYHCTPEQLGTCPDPCTSKRKVKHPIPFVDLPLGATEDRVVGSLDLEKALRQGEKAFEPGLLAKAHRGFLYIDEINLLEDHLVDLLLDVAASGENVVEREGLSIRHRAKFVLIGSGNPEEGELRPQLLDRFGLSVEVRTPTEVSERVEIMRRCGAQERDPEGFAAEWQAEDEKILKQIARGQKRVQSMDVPDEVMADMAELCTAVGVDGLRGELTLMRATRAYAALSNSRKIKREHMLSVAPMALRHRLRRDVLDETGSTVRIERAVQELFG, encoded by the coding sequence ATGGCGCGTTTTCCATTCTCTGCGATCGTCGGGCAAGACGAGATGAAGCTGGCGCTGCTGATCGCTTCGGTTGATCCAACGATCGGCGGGGTCATGGTTTTCGGAGATCGCGGGACCGGCAAATCGACCGCTAGCCGCGCGCTTGCATCCTTGCTTCCGCCGATGATCATGGTTGAGGGATGCCGCTATCATTGCACGCCGGAACAGTTGGGCACCTGCCCTGATCCCTGCACCTCAAAGCGCAAGGTCAAGCATCCTATCCCGTTCGTCGATTTGCCATTAGGCGCGACGGAAGACCGCGTTGTCGGTTCGCTTGATCTGGAAAAGGCGCTGCGCCAAGGCGAGAAAGCGTTTGAACCCGGATTGCTGGCCAAGGCGCATCGCGGGTTTCTGTACATCGACGAGATCAATCTGCTTGAAGATCATCTGGTGGACTTGTTGCTTGATGTGGCCGCTTCAGGCGAAAACGTGGTTGAACGTGAAGGCCTCTCGATCCGCCACCGTGCCAAATTCGTGCTGATCGGCAGCGGGAACCCCGAAGAGGGTGAACTTCGCCCGCAATTGCTGGACCGGTTCGGGCTTTCGGTTGAAGTGCGCACACCCACTGAAGTGAGCGAGCGCGTGGAGATCATGCGGCGCTGCGGTGCGCAAGAGCGTGATCCAGAGGGTTTTGCTGCGGAATGGCAGGCAGAGGACGAGAAGATCCTCAAACAAATTGCGCGCGGGCAAAAGCGTGTTCAATCCATGGACGTGCCTGATGAAGTTATGGCGGACATGGCCGAGCTATGCACGGCGGTTGGCGTGGATGGCCTGCGCGGAGAACTGACCTTGATGCGAGCCACGCGGGCCTATGCCGCGCTTTCCAATTCGCGCAAAATCAAACGCGAGCACATGCTTAGCGTCGCACCGATGGCTTTGCGGCATCGTTTGCGGCGCGATGTGCTTGATGAAACCGGCTCGACCGTGCGGATCGAACGCGCGGTACAAGAGCTGTTCGGATGA